The Flavobacterium sp. IMCC34852 genome contains the following window.
TTAATAATCTAAATAGCTAACAATTAAATTTTAAAATCATGAGCACACAAAAATTCGCAACCAACGCCTTACACGCAGGACACGACGTTACTAAAAACGCAGGAACCAGAGCCGTTCCGATTTACCAAACGACTTCGTATGTATTCAACAATTCTGACCACGCCGCTAACTTATTTGGTCTAGCCGAAGCCGGATTCATCTACACGCGATTAAACAATCCAACTAACGACATTTTGGAACAACGCTTAGCCGCTCTCGAAGGTGGAATCGGAGCCGTGGTTACCGCATCGGGAACTTCAGCCATCGCCACCACTTTGTTGGTCTTACTAAAAGCGGGAGACCACATCGTAGCGTCGAATAGTCTTTACGGAGGAACTTACAATTTGTTGAACGTAACCTTACCAAGATTGGGTATCACAACTACTTTCGTAGATCCGTCTAATCCTGAAAACTTTACCAAAGCCGCCCAAGAAAACACCAGAGCGTTTTTCGCAGAAAGTTTGGGCAACCCTAAACTGGATGTGCTGGATTTGAAAGCCATTTCCAAAGAAGCCAAAGGGTTTAAAGTGCCTTTCATTGTGGACAACACAGTCGCTACGCCTTATTTGTTAAACCCAATTCAACACGGTGCCGATATTGTCATTCACTCGCTAACCAAATACATTACCGGAAACGGAACTTCACTTGGAGGCGTAATCATCGATGCCGGAAACTTTGACTGGAGCAATGGGAAATTCCCTGAATTTACCGAACCATCAGCCGGTTATCACGGTTTGAAATACTATGAAGCTTTGGGCGCAGCGTCATTTATCGCCAAAGTAAGAATCGAAGGCTTACGCGATTTTGGGGCAGCTTTATCTCCGTTCAACGCGTTCCAAACGATTCAAGGCTTGGAAACTTTGGCAATCAGAATCAAAAAACACAGCGAAAATGCTTTGGCCTTAGCCCAATGGTTGCAAACCCAAGAAGAAGTAGCATGGGTAAATTATCCCGGATTAGAAACTTCAAAATACAAAGCTTTAGCCGATGAATACCTACCGGAAGGCAAAAGTGGCATCGTAACTTTCGGTCTGAAAGGCGGATTTGAAGCAGCCAAGAAAGTAGCCGATGAAACCAAATTGTTCTCTTTACTAGCCAATATTGGAGACACTAAATCATTAATCATCCATCCGGCAAGCACAACGCACCAACAATTATCTGGCGCCGAACAAGAGTCAACCGGAGTAACCAAAGACTTAATCCGTTTGTCTGTTGGTTTAGAAAATATCGACGACTTGAAAGCCGATTTGAAAGAAGCCTTTGTAAAAATTAAAACCCCACAAACTGTATAACATGAGCACAAAAACCGTAAACATAATTGGCTATGCTAAAGAAAACAATCAATTCGTAGTCAAAGCCCAAAACTTCGACATCAGAATTAGTAAAAATGATCAATTTCCTGAACTGGAAGGACCAAGTCCGATAGAATACATTTTGGCCGGTTATGCCGGTTGCATCAATGCCGTCGGGAAATTGGTAGCCAAAGAACAAGGCATCGATTTAAAATCACTTCAAGTTGAAATCTCGGGAACCTTAAGTTTAGACAAATACCAGGGAAAAATTAGCGATGAAAGAGCCGGATTTAAATCGATAGAAGTAACCGTAAAGCCCAAATCTGATGCCACTTTGGACCAATTAAAGGATTGGTTAATCACCGTTGAAAACCGTTGTCCGGTTCAGGACAATTTGATCAATCCAACGCCGGTTTCAGTGGTGTTGGTTAAAGAATATGAAGCTACAGCAACAACGCTGTAAAAGAAAACCATTGGTTAGGTTTTATTCCGCTGCGCTCCAGATTAATTAATTTTTCTTAATCTCAAATGCCTCGGGTTGTTTGTTTGTTTGTTAAGACTGTCTTCAAGGTTGAGTTTGAAGGCAGTCTTTTAAAAAACTTTAAAAAAATAATATGAAAAAGTTGGAAAAAATAGATTTGTTTAATTTCGATTTAGAAAACGGAAAACAACGCCCATACATTCCGTTATTCTATCAAACATTTGGTCAAGCCATCGGCACAGCGCCGGTTGTGGTAGTCAATCACGCTTTAACCGGAAACTCCAATGTCACCGGAGAAAACGGATGGTGGAACGATTTAATAGGAGAAGAAAAAATCATTGATACCAATCATTTCACCGTAATTGCGTTCAACATTCCGGGAAATGGCTATGATGACAACTTCGGGAATTTGATTTCAACCTACAAAGATTTTACCATTCGCGATGTGGCACGTATTTTTTGGGAAGGTTTAGATTTCCTCAAAATCGAACAAGTTTTTGCGGTGATCGGAGGAAGTTTAGGCGGAGCAGTAGCTTGGGAAATGACAGTGTTAAAGCCAAATGCAGTTCAAAATCTCATCCCAATTGCCACCGATTGGAAAGCCACCGATTGGGTGATTGCCAA
Protein-coding sequences here:
- a CDS encoding O-acetylhomoserine aminocarboxypropyltransferase/cysteine synthase family protein gives rise to the protein MSTQKFATNALHAGHDVTKNAGTRAVPIYQTTSYVFNNSDHAANLFGLAEAGFIYTRLNNPTNDILEQRLAALEGGIGAVVTASGTSAIATTLLVLLKAGDHIVASNSLYGGTYNLLNVTLPRLGITTTFVDPSNPENFTKAAQENTRAFFAESLGNPKLDVLDLKAISKEAKGFKVPFIVDNTVATPYLLNPIQHGADIVIHSLTKYITGNGTSLGGVIIDAGNFDWSNGKFPEFTEPSAGYHGLKYYEALGAASFIAKVRIEGLRDFGAALSPFNAFQTIQGLETLAIRIKKHSENALALAQWLQTQEEVAWVNYPGLETSKYKALADEYLPEGKSGIVTFGLKGGFEAAKKVADETKLFSLLANIGDTKSLIIHPASTTHQQLSGAEQESTGVTKDLIRLSVGLENIDDLKADLKEAFVKIKTPQTV
- a CDS encoding OsmC family protein, which encodes MSTKTVNIIGYAKENNQFVVKAQNFDIRISKNDQFPELEGPSPIEYILAGYAGCINAVGKLVAKEQGIDLKSLQVEISGTLSLDKYQGKISDERAGFKSIEVTVKPKSDATLDQLKDWLITVENRCPVQDNLINPTPVSVVLVKEYEATATTL